A genomic segment from Barrientosiimonas humi encodes:
- a CDS encoding DUF7218 family protein — translation MPSDKSRREDPGPSVKDDEVYEALRDEGASKQKAARIANAAARSSRSEVGRRGGESESYDEWTKDELLERAQEIGVEGRSTMSKDELIEALRSGQ, via the coding sequence ATGCCCAGCGACAAGTCCCGGCGCGAGGACCCTGGCCCCTCGGTGAAGGACGACGAGGTCTACGAGGCCCTGCGCGATGAGGGCGCCAGCAAGCAGAAGGCCGCGCGCATCGCCAACGCGGCGGCGCGCTCCTCACGCTCGGAGGTGGGCCGCCGCGGCGGCGAGTCGGAGAGCTACGACGAGTGGACCAAGGACGAGCTGCTCGAGCGCGCGCAGGAGATCGGCGTCGAGGGTCGGTCGACCATGTCCAAGGACGAGCTGATCGAGGCGTTGCGCTCGGGTCAGTAG
- a CDS encoding DMT family transporter, with the protein MAWAFLVVAIVCEVFGTASLRMAALGEKRWYAGVLAGYAVAFTCLSLTLRAGMPLGMAYGVWAAVGVALTALVSRVVFREPFSGLMAGGIALIAGGVLLIELGATTPIE; encoded by the coding sequence ATGGCGTGGGCCTTCCTCGTCGTGGCGATCGTCTGCGAGGTGTTCGGCACCGCGTCGCTGCGCATGGCAGCGCTCGGCGAAAAGCGTTGGTACGCCGGCGTGCTCGCGGGTTACGCCGTCGCCTTCACCTGCCTCAGCCTCACGCTGCGCGCGGGGATGCCGCTGGGGATGGCGTACGGCGTGTGGGCGGCGGTCGGCGTCGCGCTCACCGCCCTGGTCTCGCGCGTGGTGTTCCGCGAGCCGTTCAGCGGTCTGATGGCCGGCGGCATCGCCCTCATCGCCGGAGGGGTGCTGCTGATCGAGCTCGGCGCCACGACGCCGATCGAGTAG
- the katG gene encoding catalase/peroxidase HPI: MSVNESELDEKVDDTTELGEMNDADAGEGKCPVMHELVKPTQGDANQQWWPNRLNLKILAKNPPARSPLADDFDYAEAFQTLDLAAVKRDIAEVLTTSQDFWPADFGNYGPLMIRMAWHSAGTYRTADGRGGAGTGQQRFAPLNSWPDNGNLDKARRLLWPVKKKYGKSLSWADLMVLTGNVALETMGFETFGFGGGRVDAWEPDDDVYWGPETTWLGDKRYTGERDLENPLAAVQMGLIYVNPEGPNGEPDPARAAIDIRETFGRMAMNDEETVALIAGGHTFGKTHGAADPSDNVGPEPEGAGLETGGLGWISSFGSGKGRDAITSGLEVTWTPTPTTWDNSFFEVLFGYEWELTKSPAGAHQWQPKDGAGANTVPDPEDGSLTRPPTMLTTDLSLRVDPAYEKISRRFYENPQEFADAFARAWFKLTHRDMGPKVRYLGPEVPAEDLIWQDPVPAQQGAVVSDSEVADLKERIRATGLSVSDLVKAAWASAGSFRGSDKRGGANGARVRLEPQRSWAVNDPQQLAATLDKLEGVVSDFNGAGGAQVSLADVIVLAGGVGVEEAAKAAGTEVAVPFTPGRTDATEEQTDAESFDALEPTADGFRNYDRGDTVLPAEYALIDRANLLGLTAPEMTVLVGGLRVLGANTGDSQVGVFTDRVGQLTNDYFVNLLDLGTSWSGESGADTFQGQGAGGQQWTGSRADLVFSSNSELRAVAEVYASDDAQEQFVRDFVTAWVKVMEADRFDLHR; the protein is encoded by the coding sequence ATGTCTGTCAACGAGTCCGAGCTCGACGAGAAGGTCGACGACACCACCGAGCTCGGCGAGATGAACGACGCCGACGCCGGCGAGGGCAAGTGCCCCGTCATGCACGAGCTGGTGAAGCCCACCCAGGGCGACGCCAACCAGCAGTGGTGGCCGAACCGGCTGAACCTGAAGATCCTCGCCAAGAACCCGCCGGCCCGCAGCCCCCTCGCCGACGACTTCGACTACGCCGAGGCGTTCCAGACCCTCGACCTCGCGGCGGTCAAGCGCGACATCGCCGAGGTGCTCACCACCTCCCAGGACTTCTGGCCGGCCGACTTCGGCAACTACGGCCCGCTGATGATCCGGATGGCCTGGCACAGCGCCGGCACCTATCGCACCGCCGACGGTCGCGGCGGCGCCGGCACCGGCCAGCAGCGGTTCGCCCCGCTCAACAGCTGGCCCGACAACGGCAACCTCGACAAGGCCCGGCGGCTGCTGTGGCCGGTCAAGAAGAAGTACGGCAAGTCGCTGTCCTGGGCCGACCTGATGGTGCTCACCGGCAACGTCGCCCTGGAGACCATGGGCTTCGAGACGTTCGGCTTCGGCGGTGGCCGGGTCGACGCGTGGGAGCCGGACGACGACGTCTACTGGGGCCCGGAGACCACCTGGCTCGGCGACAAGCGCTACACCGGTGAGCGCGACCTGGAGAACCCGCTGGCCGCGGTCCAGATGGGTCTGATCTACGTCAACCCCGAGGGCCCGAACGGCGAGCCCGACCCGGCCCGCGCCGCGATCGACATCCGCGAGACCTTCGGCCGGATGGCGATGAACGACGAGGAGACCGTCGCGCTGATCGCCGGCGGCCACACCTTCGGCAAGACCCACGGTGCGGCCGACCCGTCGGACAACGTCGGTCCGGAGCCGGAGGGCGCCGGCCTCGAGACGGGCGGCCTCGGCTGGATCAGCTCGTTCGGCAGCGGCAAGGGCCGCGACGCCATCACCAGCGGGCTGGAGGTCACCTGGACCCCCACCCCGACGACGTGGGACAACAGCTTCTTCGAGGTGCTGTTCGGCTACGAGTGGGAGCTCACCAAGAGCCCCGCGGGCGCCCACCAGTGGCAGCCCAAGGACGGCGCCGGCGCGAACACCGTGCCCGACCCCGAGGACGGCTCGCTCACCCGCCCGCCGACCATGCTCACCACCGACCTGTCGCTGCGGGTCGACCCGGCGTACGAGAAGATCTCGCGCCGGTTCTACGAGAACCCGCAGGAGTTCGCCGACGCGTTCGCCCGCGCCTGGTTCAAGCTGACCCACCGCGACATGGGCCCGAAGGTGCGCTACCTCGGCCCCGAGGTGCCCGCCGAGGACCTCATCTGGCAGGACCCGGTGCCGGCGCAGCAGGGTGCCGTCGTCAGCGACTCCGAGGTCGCCGACCTCAAGGAGCGCATCCGCGCCACCGGCCTGTCGGTGAGCGACCTGGTCAAGGCCGCGTGGGCCTCGGCCGGCAGCTTCCGCGGCAGCGACAAGCGCGGCGGCGCCAACGGTGCTCGCGTGCGCCTCGAGCCGCAGCGCAGCTGGGCGGTCAACGACCCGCAGCAGCTCGCCGCGACGCTGGACAAGCTCGAGGGCGTCGTGTCCGACTTCAACGGCGCGGGCGGGGCGCAGGTCTCGCTCGCCGACGTGATCGTGCTCGCCGGTGGTGTGGGTGTCGAGGAGGCCGCGAAGGCCGCCGGCACCGAGGTCGCCGTGCCGTTCACCCCGGGCCGCACCGACGCCACCGAGGAGCAGACCGACGCCGAGAGCTTCGACGCACTCGAGCCGACGGCCGACGGCTTCCGCAACTACGACCGGGGCGACACCGTCCTCCCGGCCGAGTACGCCCTCATCGACCGGGCGAACCTGCTCGGTCTCACCGCGCCCGAGATGACCGTGCTCGTCGGCGGTCTGCGGGTGCTGGGCGCCAACACCGGCGACTCGCAGGTCGGCGTCTTCACCGACCGCGTCGGTCAGCTGACGAACGACTACTTCGTCAACCTGCTCGACCTCGGCACCTCCTGGAGCGGGGAATCGGGCGCCGACACCTTCCAGGGTCAGGGTGCGGGCGGCCAGCAGTGGACCGGCAGCCGCGCCGACCTGGTGTTCTCGTCCAACTCCGAGCTGCGCGCCGTGGCCGAGGTCTACGCCAGCGACGACGCGCAGGAGCAGTTCGTGCGCGACTTCGTCACCGCGTGGGTCAAGGTCATGGAGGCCGACCGCTTCGACCTGCACCGCTGA
- a CDS encoding catalase, with translation MTTAQGVPISDDQNSLKAGDRGPTLLSDQVLREKIFHFDHERIPERVVHARGYGAHGTFETLESLSDITVADLFQKKGTKTPAFVRFSTVAGRAGSFDLARDVRGFAVKLYTQQGNWDIVGNNIPVFFIQDAMKFPDLVHSVKEEPDRGFPQAQSAHDTFWDFVSFMPESTHMTLWQMSDRAIPRSFRFMEGFGVHTFRFVDADGKSTFVKFHWKPKQGAQSVVWNEAVKINGADPDFHRRDLWDAITAGDFPQWDLAVQLFDDEVADSLPFDVLDPTKIIPEEDVPLRVIGRLTLDRVVDNEFAEIEQVAFCTQNIVPGVDFTNDPLLQGRNFSYLDTQLSRLGSTNFTKLPINAPKCPVAHFQRDGHMQTEVPQTGPVAYEPNGYPDDVTGPRAEPRPQEASFRSFEAQVEGETRRIRPESFADHYSQARVYWISQTPVEQQHIVDAYTFELSKVKNPQIRSRVVANLRNVDEDLASQIADGLGLPLPEASEPFAPVRTDLPASPALSILADPPNTFAGRKLGLLVTDGSDAKLVKGLQDAFTKAKAMVTVVAPKVGGAELSDGSHLEGDELLKGAPSVLFDAVAIVPSAEGVQQLAKDPAAKDFLNDAFNHYKFIGLGPDATPLVEAVGLADKLDDTTPTISSAADATSFVQECAQLRAWERPVSE, from the coding sequence ATGACCACCGCCCAGGGCGTCCCGATCAGTGACGACCAGAACTCTCTCAAGGCCGGCGACCGCGGCCCGACCCTGCTGTCGGACCAGGTGCTGCGCGAGAAGATCTTCCACTTCGACCACGAGCGCATCCCCGAGCGCGTGGTCCACGCCCGCGGCTACGGCGCGCACGGGACGTTCGAGACGCTGGAGTCGCTCTCCGACATCACCGTCGCCGACCTGTTCCAGAAGAAGGGCACCAAGACCCCGGCGTTCGTCCGGTTCTCGACCGTCGCCGGCCGCGCCGGCTCGTTCGACCTGGCCCGCGACGTGCGCGGCTTCGCGGTGAAGCTCTACACCCAGCAGGGCAACTGGGACATCGTCGGCAACAACATCCCGGTCTTCTTCATCCAGGACGCGATGAAGTTCCCCGACCTCGTGCACTCGGTCAAGGAGGAGCCGGACCGCGGCTTCCCGCAGGCCCAGTCGGCGCACGACACCTTCTGGGACTTCGTCTCGTTCATGCCCGAGTCGACCCACATGACCCTGTGGCAGATGTCCGACCGGGCGATCCCGCGCTCCTTCCGCTTCATGGAGGGCTTCGGCGTGCACACCTTCCGGTTCGTCGACGCCGACGGGAAGAGCACGTTCGTGAAGTTCCACTGGAAGCCCAAGCAGGGCGCCCAGTCGGTCGTGTGGAACGAGGCCGTCAAGATCAACGGCGCCGACCCCGACTTCCACCGCCGCGACCTGTGGGACGCCATCACCGCCGGCGACTTCCCGCAGTGGGACCTCGCGGTGCAGCTGTTCGACGACGAGGTCGCCGACTCGCTGCCGTTCGACGTGCTCGACCCGACGAAGATCATCCCGGAGGAGGACGTGCCGCTGCGCGTCATCGGCCGGCTCACGCTCGACCGCGTGGTCGACAACGAGTTCGCCGAGATCGAGCAGGTCGCGTTCTGCACGCAGAACATCGTCCCGGGCGTCGACTTCACCAACGACCCGCTGCTGCAGGGCCGCAACTTCTCCTACCTCGACACCCAGCTCAGCCGCCTCGGCAGCACCAACTTCACCAAGCTGCCGATCAACGCGCCCAAGTGCCCGGTCGCGCACTTCCAGCGCGACGGGCACATGCAGACGGAGGTCCCGCAGACCGGACCGGTGGCGTACGAGCCCAACGGCTATCCCGACGACGTCACCGGGCCGCGGGCCGAGCCGCGTCCGCAGGAGGCGAGCTTCCGCTCGTTCGAGGCGCAGGTGGAGGGCGAGACCCGGCGCATCCGGCCCGAGTCGTTCGCCGACCACTACAGCCAGGCGCGGGTGTACTGGATCAGCCAGACCCCGGTCGAGCAGCAGCACATCGTCGACGCCTACACCTTCGAGCTCAGCAAGGTGAAGAACCCGCAGATCCGCTCGCGGGTGGTCGCGAACCTGCGCAACGTCGACGAGGACCTCGCGAGCCAGATCGCCGACGGGCTCGGCCTGCCGCTGCCCGAGGCGAGCGAGCCGTTCGCGCCGGTGCGCACCGACCTGCCGGCCTCGCCCGCGCTGAGCATCCTGGCCGACCCGCCGAACACCTTCGCCGGGCGCAAGCTCGGGCTGCTGGTGACCGACGGCAGCGACGCCAAGCTCGTCAAGGGTCTGCAGGACGCGTTCACCAAGGCCAAGGCGATGGTCACCGTGGTCGCGCCCAAGGTCGGCGGCGCCGAGCTGTCCGACGGCAGCCACCTCGAGGGCGACGAGCTGCTCAAGGGTGCGCCGTCCGTCCTGTTCGACGCGGTCGCGATCGTGCCGTCCGCCGAGGGCGTGCAGCAGCTCGCGAAGGACCCGGCGGCCAAGGACTTCCTGAACGACGCGTTCAACCACTACAAGTTCATCGGCCTCGGGCCCGACGCGACGCCGCTCGTCGAGGCGGTCGGTCTCGCCGACAAGCTCGACGACACCACGCCGACGATCTCCTCGGCCGCGGACGCCACGAGCTTCGTGCAGGAGTGCGCCCAGCTGCGCGCCTGGGAGCGCCCGGTCAGCGAGTAG
- a CDS encoding DMT family transporter: MRRWLLLAGAIGCEVSASLSLKGALDRPALYAVVAVGYVASFAFLALVLRAGMPLGVAYGIWGAVGVALTALASTVLFGEPLTALMGVGLALVCAGVLVVELGSQAAQRRAHGAA; the protein is encoded by the coding sequence ATGAGGCGGTGGCTGCTGCTGGCAGGGGCGATTGGGTGCGAGGTGTCGGCCTCGCTGTCGTTGAAGGGGGCGCTGGACCGGCCGGCGCTGTACGCCGTCGTCGCCGTCGGCTACGTCGCCTCCTTCGCCTTCCTCGCCCTCGTGCTGCGCGCGGGCATGCCGCTCGGCGTGGCCTACGGCATCTGGGGCGCGGTCGGCGTCGCGCTGACCGCCCTCGCCTCCACCGTGCTGTTCGGCGAGCCGCTCACCGCGCTGATGGGTGTCGGCCTGGCGCTCGTCTGCGCCGGCGTACTCGTCGTCGAGCTGGGCTCGCAGGCCGCGCAGCGCCGCGCCCACGGGGCGGCGTGA
- a CDS encoding Fur family transcriptional regulator, translating into MPPELDETATLRAAGLRVTRPRAAVLRAVRDQPHADARALVDQVRHELPAVSRQAIFDCLNTFAELGLLRRIQPAGSPARYELRVGDNHHHLVCRECGAVSDVDCSVGAAPCLEPALDAAALGPQAGGFVVDEAEVIYWGRCARCASAHANPA; encoded by the coding sequence GTGCCCCCCGAGCTCGACGAGACCGCCACGCTGCGCGCCGCCGGCCTGCGCGTGACGCGGCCGCGCGCGGCGGTGCTGCGCGCCGTCCGCGACCAGCCGCACGCCGACGCCCGCGCGCTGGTCGACCAGGTGCGCCACGAGCTGCCGGCCGTGTCGCGCCAGGCGATCTTCGACTGCCTCAACACCTTCGCCGAGCTCGGCCTGCTGCGGCGCATCCAGCCCGCCGGGTCGCCGGCGCGCTACGAGCTGCGCGTGGGCGACAACCACCACCACCTGGTCTGCCGCGAGTGCGGTGCGGTCAGCGACGTCGACTGCTCGGTCGGCGCCGCCCCCTGCCTCGAGCCGGCGCTCGACGCCGCCGCGCTCGGCCCGCAGGCCGGCGGCTTCGTCGTCGACGAGGCCGAGGTCATCTACTGGGGACGCTGCGCCCGCTGCGCCTCCGCCCACGCGAACCCCGCCTGA
- a CDS encoding trypsin-like serine peptidase, whose protein sequence is MKKSMTLLSAVGALTLGVGLAGPASSAPADPDTNPSVERKAAATTKADQQRVRDYWTPERMKSAKPRDLSNKGQLKKSLKGKPVAPTAGAEAVQAAPQPTLGKVFFTLGGANYVCSGTATNSGNGDVVTTAGHCLNEGPGAYATNFAFVPAYDNGSRPYGTWVAETLLTTTQWKNSGDFNYDVGFAVMAENTSGQSLTQVVGGRQIGFDLGYRLPFESYGYPAASPYDGQRLWKCSGTSTTDTFGGSTDHGLPCSMTGGSSGGGWFTNGVLNSVNSFKYNADPNTMYGPYFGSTVRSVYTTAAAS, encoded by the coding sequence ATGAAGAAGAGCATGACCCTGCTCAGTGCCGTCGGCGCCCTCACCCTCGGCGTCGGTCTGGCCGGTCCCGCCAGCAGCGCCCCGGCGGACCCCGACACCAACCCGTCGGTCGAGCGCAAGGCCGCCGCCACCACCAAGGCCGACCAGCAGCGCGTCCGTGACTACTGGACGCCCGAGCGCATGAAGAGCGCCAAGCCGCGTGACCTGTCCAACAAGGGCCAGCTGAAGAAGTCGCTCAAGGGCAAGCCTGTCGCCCCGACCGCTGGCGCCGAGGCCGTGCAGGCCGCGCCGCAGCCGACCCTCGGCAAGGTGTTCTTCACCCTCGGTGGCGCCAACTACGTCTGCTCCGGCACCGCGACCAACAGCGGCAACGGCGACGTCGTGACCACCGCCGGCCACTGCCTCAACGAGGGCCCCGGCGCCTACGCCACGAACTTCGCGTTCGTCCCGGCGTACGACAACGGCTCGCGCCCGTACGGCACCTGGGTCGCCGAGACGCTGCTGACCACCACGCAGTGGAAGAACTCCGGTGACTTCAACTACGACGTGGGCTTCGCCGTCATGGCCGAGAACACCAGCGGCCAGAGCCTGACCCAGGTCGTCGGCGGCCGCCAGATCGGCTTCGACCTCGGCTACCGCCTGCCGTTCGAGTCCTACGGCTACCCGGCCGCCTCGCCCTACGACGGCCAGCGCCTGTGGAAGTGCTCGGGCACCTCGACCACCGACACCTTCGGCGGCTCGACCGACCACGGCCTGCCGTGCAGCATGACCGGTGGCTCCTCCGGCGGTGGCTGGTTCACCAACGGCGTGCTCAACTCGGTGAACTCCTTCAAGTACAACGCCGACCCGAACACGATGTACGGCCCGTACTTCGGCAGCACCGTCCGCTCGGTCTACACGACCGCCGCGGCCAGCTGA
- a CDS encoding HAD family hydrolase gives MSLASEPRSALVLLDIDGTLVDSTYHHALAWQRAFRRHDLDFPFWRIHRSVGMGGDKLVGAVGGDEVEERLGDALRAAWEEEFEPLSGEVRPLPGAQDLLRDLADRDIPAALASSGERRFAEKAMQQLGAESLVEALTSSADAQESKPQPDLLAVTLEEVPARRAVLVGDTPYDIEAASRAGLACVAVRSGGFADTELAEADAIVDGPGDLVGFDWDPVLRDVGDADPRV, from the coding sequence GTGAGTCTTGCGTCCGAACCCCGTTCTGCCCTGGTGCTTCTCGACATCGACGGCACCCTCGTCGACAGCACCTATCACCACGCGCTGGCCTGGCAGCGCGCCTTCCGTCGGCACGACCTGGACTTCCCCTTCTGGCGGATCCACCGGTCGGTCGGCATGGGCGGCGACAAGCTCGTCGGCGCGGTCGGCGGCGACGAGGTCGAGGAGCGGCTGGGCGACGCGCTGCGCGCGGCGTGGGAGGAGGAGTTCGAGCCGCTGAGCGGGGAGGTGCGTCCGCTGCCCGGCGCGCAGGACCTGCTGCGCGACCTCGCCGACCGGGACATCCCGGCCGCGCTGGCGTCGTCGGGCGAGCGCAGGTTCGCCGAGAAGGCCATGCAGCAGCTCGGCGCCGAGTCGCTCGTCGAGGCGCTGACCAGCTCGGCCGACGCGCAGGAGTCCAAGCCGCAGCCCGACCTGCTCGCGGTGACCCTGGAGGAAGTGCCGGCGCGGCGCGCGGTGCTCGTCGGGGACACGCCGTACGACATCGAGGCGGCCAGCCGCGCCGGCCTGGCCTGCGTGGCCGTGCGCTCCGGCGGCTTCGCCGACACCGAGCTCGCCGAGGCCGACGCGATCGTGGACGGCCCGGGCGACCTGGTCGGCTTCGACTGGGACCCGGTGCTGCGCGACGTGGGCGACGCCGACCCCCGGGTCTAG
- a CDS encoding alpha/beta fold hydrolase, whose protein sequence is MATLSTEIVGEGTPVVALHGFGPDRRLMAGMLEPVLGELDGFRRVYLDLPGCGSSAAREIRSTADVLAAVEQTVADAVGAEPFLLVGESYGGYLATELTRQRPDQVLGLALVCPVVVPMHADRTVPTHTVIERDETLMSSLDADELATFEPLAVVQTRETFERFCAEIGSGLATADDEALERIQSGGYALPECEALSYDRPTLILTGRQDSVVGYADQWALLERFPRATFAVLDAAGHNAQIERPDVTSVLLRDWLARCAHAAR, encoded by the coding sequence ATGGCGACGCTGAGCACCGAGATCGTCGGCGAGGGCACCCCCGTCGTGGCGCTGCACGGATTCGGACCCGACCGGCGGCTGATGGCCGGGATGCTCGAACCGGTCCTCGGCGAGCTCGACGGGTTCCGCCGGGTTTATCTCGACCTGCCGGGGTGCGGCTCGTCCGCCGCACGCGAGATCCGTTCCACCGCAGACGTTCTCGCAGCCGTCGAGCAGACCGTTGCCGACGCGGTCGGGGCCGAACCGTTCCTGCTGGTGGGGGAGTCCTACGGCGGCTACCTCGCGACCGAGCTGACCCGGCAGCGGCCCGACCAGGTGCTCGGCCTCGCGCTCGTGTGCCCCGTCGTGGTGCCGATGCACGCCGACCGCACCGTGCCCACGCACACGGTCATCGAGCGCGACGAGACCCTCATGTCCTCCCTCGACGCCGACGAGCTCGCGACCTTCGAGCCGCTGGCCGTCGTGCAGACCCGGGAGACGTTCGAGCGGTTCTGCGCCGAGATCGGGTCCGGGCTCGCCACCGCCGACGACGAGGCGCTGGAGCGGATCCAGTCCGGCGGCTACGCGCTGCCGGAGTGCGAGGCGCTGTCGTACGACCGCCCCACCCTGATCCTCACCGGTCGCCAGGACTCCGTGGTCGGCTACGCAGACCAGTGGGCGCTGCTCGAGCGCTTCCCGCGCGCCACCTTCGCGGTGCTCGACGCCGCCGGTCACAACGCCCAGATCGAGCGCCCCGACGTCACGAGCGTCCTGCTGCGCGACTGGTTGGCGCGCTGCGCGCACGCCGCGCGCTGA